The following proteins are encoded in a genomic region of Oncorhynchus masou masou isolate Uvic2021 chromosome 32, UVic_Omas_1.1, whole genome shotgun sequence:
- the LOC135526087 gene encoding YTH domain-containing family protein 2-like, with the protein MSASSLLEQRPKGQGNKVQNGAVTQKDTLNDEFEPYLNTQARQSNAYTAMSDSYMPSYYSPSIGFSYSLNEAAWSTGGDPPMPYLASYGQLSNGEHHFLPDAMFSQPGPLGSNPFLGQHGFNFFPSGIDFSAWGNNSSQGQSTQSSGYSSSYAYAPSSLGGAMIDGQSPFTQNEPLNKAPGMNSLDSLAGLKIGGGAGDMGVPKVVGSGLPGGPLGHSQVSGGAPSMPLPPIAPAKPASWADIAGKPAKPQPKLKTKGGIAGTNLPPPPIKHNMDIGTWDNKGNMPKASTPQHAPIPSNGQPPNQASPQPGTMAGGTPQLQLSNGQLVAPLAQLGQHQFPPNGQQGMGGQLQLSQGPPPTTQPTRWVPPRNRANGFGDGGVGQSPPNSGVGGVQVPSEPHPVLEKLRLVNNYNPKDFDWNPKQGRVFIIKSYSEDDIHRSIKYNIWCSTEHGNKRLDAAYRSLGAKGPLYLLFSVNGSGHFCGVAEMRSPVDYNTCAGVWSQDKWKGRFDVRWIFVKDVPNSQLRHIRLENNENKPVTNSRDTQEVPLDKARQVLKIIAGYKHTTSIFDDFSHYEKRQEEEECVKKVEVQGSEPYPNNPNPSRSHYRLQERQGRVK; encoded by the exons ATGTCAGCCAGCAGCCTTCTTGAACAG AGACCGAAAGGCCAAGGAAACAAAG TGCAAAACGGAGCTGTGACCCAAAAGGATACTTTGAATGATGAGTTTGAGCCTTACCTGAACACTCAGGCCAGACAG AGCAATGCGTATACGGCCATGTCAGACTCCTACATGCCAAGTTACTACAGCCCTTCCATAGGATTCTCGTACTCCCTGAACGAGGCAGCATGGTCCACCGGCGGCGACCCCCCCATGCCTTACCTGGCCTCGTATGGACAGCTGAGCAACGGGGAACACCACTTCCTGCCCGACGCCATGTTCAGCCAACCCGGCCCACTGGGCAGCAATCCCTTCCTGGGCCAGCACGGCTTTAACTTCTTCCCCAGTGGCATCGATTTCTCGGCCTGGGGCAACAACAGCTCTCAGGGACAGTCCACGCAGAGCTCTGGCTACAGCAGCAGCTACGCCTACGCACCTAGCTCGCTAGGGGGCGCCATGATCGACGGACAGTCCCCCTTCACCCAGAACGAGCCCCTCAACAAAGCCCCCGGCATGAACAGCTTGGACAGCTTGGCGGGGCTTAAGATTGGAGGGGGTGCTGGGGACATGGGGGTGCCCAAGGTCGTGGGCTCCGGCCTCCCCGGGGGACCCCTGGGCCACAGCCAGGTGTCTGGTGGAGCCCCCAGCATGCCACTGCCCCCCATTGCCCCTGCCAAACCCGCATCCTGGGCAGACATTGCTGGCAAGCCTGCCAAGCCTCAGCCCAAGCTGAAAACCAAAGGGGGCATAGCGGGTACCAACCTTCCCCCTCCGCCCATCAAACACAACATGGACATCGGCACTTGGGACAACAAGGGGAACATGCCTAAAGCTTCCACCCCACAGCATGCGCCTATTCCCAGCAATGGGCAGCCGCCCAACCAGGCCTCCCCTCAGCCCGGCACCATGGCCGGAGGGACCCCACAACTACAGCTCAGCAACGGGCAGTTGGTGGCCCCTTTGGCCCAGCTTGGGCAGCACCAGTTCCCCCCGAACGGGCAGCAGGGCATGGGGGGGCAGCTGCAGCTCTCCCAGGGCCCCCCACCCACCACTCAGCCCACCCGCTGGGTCCCTCCACGGAACCGTGCTAACGGCTTTGGGGATGGTGGGGTGGGACAGTCTCCCCCCAACTCTGGTGTGGGCGGGGTGCAGGTACCTTCGGAGCCCCACCCGGTGCTGGAGAAACTGCGCCTGGTCAACAACTACAACCCCAAGGACTTTGACTGGAACCCCAAGCAGGGGCGTGTGTTCATCATCAAGAGCTACTCTGAAGACGACATCCACCGCTCCATCAAGTACAACATCTGGTGTAGCACAGAGCACGGCAATAAGCGGCTGGACGCCGCCTATCGCTCGCTGGGTGCTAAGGGCCCCCTCTACCTGCTCTTCAGCGTCAACGGCAGTGGCCACTTCTGCGGCGTGGCGGAGATGCGCTCGCCCGTGGACTACAACACCTGCGCCGGTGTGTGGTCGCAGGACAAGTGGAAGGGGCGCTTTGATGTGCGCTGGATCTTTGTTAAGGACGTTCCCAACAGCCAGCTACGGCACATCCGCCTGGAGAACAATGAGAACAAGCCAGTGACCAACTCGCGGGACACGCAGGAGGTGCCCCTGGACAAGGCACGGCAGGTGCTGAAGATCATCGCTGGCTACAAGCACACCACCTCCATCTTCGACGACTTCTCCCACTACGAGAAgcgccaggaggaggaggagtgtgtgaAAAAG